From a single Canis lupus baileyi chromosome 14, mCanLup2.hap1, whole genome shotgun sequence genomic region:
- the MROH1 gene encoding maestro heat-like repeat-containing protein family member 1 isoform X7, translating to MAEPYVRKLSTILLDAVTDKDPLVQEQVCGALCALGDAQPAEALRACEEYLWQHEKICVPVESSSPLVVSNQKEVLRCFTVLACCAPDRLLAFLLPKLDASNERTRVGTLQVLRHVINSAAPQMEVKKPFILSSMRLPLLDTNTKVKRAVVQVISAMAHHGYLEQPGGEAMVEYIVQQCALPPESEPRKLAPDSEDLPEDGVRAISISTLYLVSTTVDRMSDVLWPYLLEFLTPTRFTGALTHLCRSLVHLAQKKQEVGADAFLIQYDGNVSLPSPYAITTRLLTVSSHPYLGDGRGAASLRLLNVLHRNIHPLLGQRWATTIPLLLEHLDEHTEETLSQKEWEEKLLAFLRDTLTVVSDNTWTCQLSLEMSKQLPCYNGIAQEKNFLYKCIGTTLGAASSKEVVRKQLQELLETARHQEEAEREGLACCFGICAISHLDDVLAQLEDFMRSDVFRKSTGIFNIFKDRNENEVEKLKGTLILCYGHVAARAPRELVLAKVESDILRNIFQYFSTKVLGIKVETKDPALKLCLVQSVCMASQAICSSAQANSFHFSRKAELVAQMMEFIKAEPPDSLRTPIRKKAMLACTYMASLEPALEEHVQADLIHSCLHSVLPVLPEPEGEDDHQESLYLDTMRALEGLLTGLLRRNMTPQGLQIMVEHLSPWIKSPRGHERVRALSLSACLLRYFLEHLHVSALVPFHNLGLLIGLFSPRCADLWPATRQEAVSCVYALLYLQLGYEGFSRDYRDDVAERLLTLKEGLVHPDSAILFHTCNSIAQIIAKRLPPEQLISLLLTMFEGLGDPDRNCSRAATVMVNCLLKERGNMLQEKVPEIVSVLRSKLQETREEYILQAAQHSVHLLASQHCAAVVTSLLGSPLPFDSHTCTLWRALAVEPSLTTQVLGLLLEKLSKDVPFKETRAFLLSSSPGRVATLLPLAATCALCEVMSAPASGPAVLELYPQLFAALLLRISCTVGVALPRNLQAKERKGVGSAVAPRSLEPCSSAADALQAMLLRGGNEDVVQRMELEGGWQLLRTSAGHEEGVTRLASAMAKFAGPRLPLVMKALVCTQSSVYEIQRVTSTSFLAELLNSNVVNDLMLLESLLDNLAARQKDTCASVRRLVLRGLANVASGSPDKVRAHGPQLLTAVIGGLDDRDDPHSLVALEAMVGLARLLDLVEPQDLHPVLLHVAIRIRPFFDSEKMELRSASIHLFGHLNKACQGRCEDVFLEQVVGGLVPLLLHLRDPQGPVTSVSGPPGRAGRPGSGVGAQRAVPQACRFALRMCGPNLQCDELAAALQKHLQEGRGLHFGEFLNTTCKLLMHHFPELLGRLVSTGLFYFKSSWEDIRAAAPMLTGFLVLHVEPELRPQVDLEQLTAALQLLLKDPAPLVRMKAAETLGRLVKFA from the exons CGCCTCAGATGGAAGTTAAGAAGCCCTTTATTCTGTCCTCCATGAGGCTTCCTCTTCTGGATACCAACACCAAG GTGAAGCGGGCTGTGGTGCAGGtgatcagcgccatggcccaccACGGCTACTTGGAGCAGCCTGGAGGAGAGGCGATGGTCGAGTACATTGTGCAGCAGTGTGCCCTGCCCCCGGAGTCGGAG CCTCGGAAGCTGGCGCCTGACAGCGAGGACCTCCCAGAGGACGGCGTACGAGCCATCAGCATCAGCACCCTCTACCTGGTCAGCACCACCGTGGATAGGATGAGCGAC GTCCTCTGGCCGTACCTGCTTGAGTTCCTCACGCCCACGCGCTTCACCGGGGCGCTGACCCACCTCTGCCGGAGCCTCGTGCACCTGGCCCAGAAGAAGCAGGAGGTGGGAGCTGATGCCTTCCTCATCCAGTACGACGGCAACG TGAGCCTCCCTTCACCCTATGCCATAACCACAAGACTGCTG ACCGTGTCTTCCCACCCCTACCTGGGGGACGGCCGTGGGGCCGCCTCACTGCGCCTCTTGAACGTCTTGCATCGGAACATCCACCCTTTGCTGGGTCAGCGGTGGGCGACCACCATTCCCCTGCTGCTGGAGCACCTGGACG AACATACTGAAGAAACCCTGTCACAGAAGGAGTGGGAGGAAAAGCTGCTGGCG TTCCTTCGCGACACTCTGACTGTTGTGTCTGACAACACGTGGACTTGCCAGCTGAGCCTAGAGATGTCCAAACAGCTGCCCTGCTACAACGGGATAGCCCAGGAGAAG AACTTCCTGTATAAATGCATTGGAACTACGCTGGGCGCCGCCTCCAGCAAGGAGGTGGTGAGGAAGCAGCTGCAGGAGCTGCTGGAGACAGCCAGGCACCAGGAGGAGGCCGAGCGTGAG GGCCTCGCCTGTTGCTTTGGGATCTGTGCCATCTCTCACCTGGACGACGTCCTGGCCCAGCTGGAGGACTTCATGAGGTCGGACGTGTTCAGAAAATCCACTggcattttcaacatttttaag GACCGAAACGAGAATGAGGTGGAAAAGCTGAAGGGCACGCTGATCCTGTGTTACGGCCACGTGGCGGCACGGGCCCCCCGGGAGCTGGTGCTGGCCAAGGTCGAGTCGGACATCCTCCGGAACATATTCCAGTACTTTAGCACCAAG GTTCTGGGAATAAAGGTAGAGACGAAG GATCCGGCTCTGAAGCTGTGTCTTGTCCAGAGCGTGTGCATGGCCAGCCAGGCCATCTGCAGCAGCGCACAGGCCAACTCCTTCCACTTCTCCCGGAAAGCGGAGCTGGTGGCACAGATGATG GAGTTCATCAAGGCGGAGCCCCCAGACTCCCTGAGAACACCCATTCGGAAGAAGGCCATGCTCGCCTGCACTTACATGGC CTCCCTGGAGCCAGCGCTGGAAGAGCACGTGCAGGCGGACCTGATTCACAGCTGTCTGCACAGCGTCCTGCCCGTGCTGCCTGAGCCTGAGGGAGAGGATGACCACCAGGAG TCCCTGTACCTGGACACCATGCGTGCCCTTGAGGGTTTGCTGACGGGCCTCCTTCGGCGGAACATGACCCCCCAGGGCCTGCAGATCATGGTGGAG CATCTGAGCCCATGGATCAAGTCCCCACGGGGCCATGAGAGGGTGCGGGCGCTCAGCCTAAGTGCCTGCCTGCTGCGGTACTTCCTGGAGCACCTGCACGTCAGC GCCCTGGTGCCCTTCCACAACCTCGGCCTCCTCATAGGCCTCTTCTCCCCGCGGTGCGCGGACCTGTGGCCTGCCACGCGGCAGGAGGCTGTGAGCTGCGTCTACGCCCTGCTGTACCTCCAGCTGGGCTACGAGG GCTTCTCCCGTGACTACCGCGATGATGTGGCTGAGCGGCTTCTCACCCTCAAGGAAGGCCTCGTGCACCCCGACTCTGCCATCCTCTTTCACACCTGCAACAGCATAGCCCAG ATTATTGCGAAGCGCCTCCCCCCGGAGCAGCTCATCAGCCTCTTGCTGACCATGTTTGAGGGCCTGGGAGACCCCGACAGGAACTGTTCTCGAGCCGCCACGGTCATGGTCAACTGCCTGCTGAAGGAGCGCGGCAACATGCTCCAGGAgaag GTGCCTGAGATCGTGAGCGTGCTTCGCTCCAAGCTGCAGGAGACGCGAGAGGAGTACATCCTGCAGGCCGCCCAGCACAGCGTGCACCTCCTGGCGTCCCAGCACTGCGCCGCGGTGGTCACCAGCCTCCTGGGAAGCCCCCTGCCCTTTGACAG CCACACCTGCACCCTGTGGCGGGCGCTGGCCGTGGAGCCCAGCCTCACTACCCAGGTCCTGGGGCTGCTCCTGGAGAAGCTGAGCAAGGACGTCCCGTTCAAGGAGACCCGGGCCTTCCTTCTGAGCAGCTCTCCGGGCCGCGTGGCCACACTGCTGCCCCTTGCG gcCACGTGCGCACTGTGCGAGGTCATGAGCGCGCCGGCGTCTGGGCCCGCGGTGCTCGAGCTCTACCCGCAGCTGTTCGCGGCGCTCCTGCTGCGCATCAGCTGCACCGTGGGTGTCGCGCTGCCCCGGAACCTGCAGGCCAAGGAGAGGAAGGGTGTGGGCTCTGCTGTGGCCCCGAGGAGCCTGGAGCCCTGCAG CTCCGCAGCCGATGCATTGCAGGCCATGCTGCTTCGGGGAGGCAATGAGGACGTGGTGCAGCGCATGGAGCTGGAGGGAGGCTGGCAGCTGCTCAGGACGTCAGCGGGGCATGAGGAGGGGGTCACCCGGCTGGCCAG CGCCATGGCCAAGTTTGCCGGCCCCCGGCTGCCCCTGGTGATGAAGGCGCTGGTGTGCACACAGAGCAGCGTGTACGAAATCCAGCGGGTGACCTCCACGAGCTTCCTGGCCGAG CTGCTCAACAGCAACGTGGTCAACGACCTCATGCTCCTGGAGTCACTGCTGGACAACCTGGCGGCCCGGCAGAAGGACACCTGTGCCAGCGTGCGGCGGCTGGTGCTGCGAGGCCTGGCCAACGTGGCCTCTGGCTCCCCAGATAAG GTGCGGGCACACGGCCCCCAGCTCCTGACGGCCGTCATTGGCGGCCTGGACGACAGGGATGACCCTCACAGCCTGGTGGCCCTGGAGGCCATGGTGGGCCTGGCGAGGCTGCTGGACCTGGTAGAGCCCCAGGACCTGCACCCAGTGCTGCTGCACGTCGCCATCCGGATCCGACCCTTCTTCGACAGT GAGAAGATGGAGCTCCGCTCTGCGTCCATCCACCTCTTCGGGCATCTCAACAAGGCCTGCCAGGGGCGCTGTGAGGACGTGTTCCTGGAGCAGGTGGTAGGGGGGCTGGTGCCCCTGCTGCTGCACCTGCGGGACCCCCAAGGCCCCGTGACCAGCGTGAGTGGGCCGCCGGGAAGGGCGGGCCGGCctggctctggggtgggggctcagCGTGCTGTCCCGCAGGCCTGCAGGTTTGCGCTGCGCATGTGCGGCCCCAACCTGCAGTGTGACGAGCTGGCGGCCGCCCTCCAGAAGCACCtgcaggaggggcggggcctgcacTTCGGGGAGTTCCTCAACACCACCTGCAAGCTCCTG ATGCACCACTTCCCCGAGCTGCTGGGCCGCCTGGTGAGCACCGGCCTCTTCTACTTCAAGAGCAGCTGGGAGGACATCCGCGCTGCTGCCCCCATGCTCACGG ggTTCCTGGTGCTGCACGTCGAGCCGGAGCTGCGGCCACAGGTGGACCTGGAGCAGCTGACTGCAG CGCTCCAGCTCCTCCTCAAGGACCCGGCCCCCCTGGTGCGCATGAAGGCTGCAGAGACTCTGGGCCGCCTGGTGAAGTTCGCCTGA
- the SCX gene encoding basic helix-loop-helix transcription factor scleraxis: protein MLRSAPPGRYLYPEVSALSEDEDRGSESSGSDEKPCRVHAARCGLQGARRRAGGRRAGGGAAGPGGRPGREPRQRHTANARERDRTNSVNTAFTALRTLIPTEPADRKLSKIETLRLASSYISHLGNVLLVGEACGDGQPCHSGPFFHAARPGSPPPPPPPPPARDGENAQPKQICTFCLSNQRKLSKDRDRKTTIRS from the exons ATGCTGCGCTCCGCGCCGCCGGGCCGCTACCTGTACCCCGAGGTGAGCGCGCTGTCGGAGGACGAGGACCGGGGCAGCGAGAGCTCCGGCTCCGACGAGAAGCCCTGCCGCGTGCACGCCGCGCGCTGCGGCCTCCAGGGCGCCCGGAGGCGGGCCGGGGgcaggcgggcggggggcggcgccgcggggcccggggggcggcCGGGCAGGGAGCCCCGGCAGCGACACACGGCCAATGCGCGCGAGCGGGACCGCACCAACAGCGTGAACACGGCCTTCACGGCGCTGCGCACGCTCATCCCCACGGAGCCCGCCGACCGCAAGCTCTCCAAGATCGAGACACTGCGCCTGGCGTCCAGCTACATCTCGCACCTGGGCAACGTGCTGCTCGTGGGCGAGGCCTGCGGCGACGGGCAGCCGTGCCACTCTGGGCCCTTCTTCCACGCTGCGCGTCCTGgcagccccccgccgccgcccccaccgccccccgcccgcgaCGGCGAGAACGCGCAGCCCAAACAGATCTGTACCTTCTGCCTCAGCAACCAGAGAAAGTTG AGCAAGGACCGAGACAGAAAGACGACGATTCGGAGTTAG